In Papio anubis isolate 15944 chromosome 17, Panubis1.0, whole genome shotgun sequence, the following are encoded in one genomic region:
- the MYH2 gene encoding myosin-2, with translation MSSDQEMAIFGEAAPYLRKSEKERIEAQNRPFDAKTSVFVAEPKESFVKGNIQSREGGKVTVKTEGGATLTVKDDQVFPMNPPKYDKIEDMAMMTHLHEPAVLYNLKERYAAWMIYTYSGLFCVTVNPYKWLPVYNPEVVTAYRGKKRQEAPPHIFSISDNAYQFMLTDRENQSILITGESGAGKTVNTKRVIQYFATIAVTGEKKKEEVTSGKIQGTLEDQIISANPLLEAFGNAKTVRNDNSSRFGKFIRIHFGTTGKLASADIETYLLEKSRVTFQLKAERSYHIFYQITSNKKPELIEMLLITTNPYDYPFVSQGEISVASIDDQEELMATDSAIDILGFTNEEKVSIYKLTGAVMHYGNLKFKQKQREEQAEPDGTEVADKAAYLQSLNSADLLKALCYPRVKVGNEFVTKGQTVEQVTNAVGALAKAVYEKMFLWMVARINQQLDTKQPRQYFIGVLDIAGFEIFDFNSLEQLCINFTNEKLQQFFNHHMFVLEQEEYKKEGIEWTFIDFGMDLAACIELIEKPMGIFSILEEECMFPKATDTSFKNKLYDQHLGKSANFQKPKVVKGRAEAHFSLIHYAGVVDYNITGWLEKNKDPLNETVVGLYQKSAMKTLAHLFSGTQTAEAEGGGPKKGGKKKGSSFQTVSALFRENLNKLMTNLRSTHPHFVRCIIPNETKTPGAMEHELVLHQLRCNGVLEGIRICRKGFPSRILYADFKQRYKVLNASAIPEGQFIDSKKASEKLLASIDIDHTQYKFGHTKVFFKAGLLGLLEEMRDDKLAQLITRTQARCRGFLARVEYQRMVERREAIFCIQYNIRAFMNVKHWPWMKLFFKIKPLLKSAETEKEMATMKEEFQKTKDELAKSEAKRKELEEKMVTLLKEKNDLQLQVQAEAEGLADAEERCDQLIKTKIQLEAKIKEVTERAEDEEEINAELTAKKRKLEDECSELKKDIDDLELTLAKVEKEKHATENKVKNLTEEMAGLDETIAKLTKEKKALQEAHQQTLDDLQAEEDKVNTLTKAKTKLEQQVDDLEGSLEQEKKLRMDLERAKRKLEGDLKLAQESIMDIENEKQQLDEKLKKKEFEISNLQSKIEDEQALGIQLQKKIKELQARIEELEEEIEAERASRAKAEKQRSDLSRELEEISERLEEAGGATSAQIEMNKKREAEFQKMRRDLEEATLQHEATAATLRKKHADSVAELGEQIDNLQRVKQKLEKEKSEMKMEIDDLASNVETVSKAKGNLEKMCRTLEDQVSELKSKEEEQQRLINDLTAQRGRLQTESGEFSRQLDEKDALVSQLSRGKQAFTQQIEELKRQLEEEIKAKNALAHALQSSRHDCDLLREQYEEEQESKAELQRALSKANTEVAQWRTKYETDAIQRTEELEEAKRKLAQRLQAAEEHVEAVNAKCASLEKTKQRLQNEVEDLMLDVERTNAACAALDKKQRNFDKILAEWKQKYEETHAELEASQKEARSLGTELFKMKNAYEESLDQLETLKRENKNLQQEISDLTEQIAEGGKRIHELEKIKKQVEQEKCELQAALEEAEASLEHEEGKILRIQLELNQVKSEVDRKIAEKDEEIDQLKRNHIRIVESMQSTLDAEIRSRNDAIRLKKKMEGDLNEMEIQLNHANRMAAEALRNYRNTQGILKDTQLHLDDALRTQEDLKEQLAMVERRANLLQAEIEELRATLEQTERSRKIAEQELLDASERVQLLHTQNTSLINTKKKLETDISQMQGEMEDILQEARNAEEKAKKAITDAAMMAEELKKEQDTSAHLERMKKNMEQTVKDLQLRLDEAEQLALKGGKKQIQKLEARVRELEGEVESEQKRNAEAVKGLRKHERRVKELTYQTEEDRKNILRLQDLVDKLQAKVKSYKRQAEEAEEQSNTNLAKFRKLQHELEEAEERADIAESQVNKLRVKSREVHTKVISEE, from the exons ATGAGTTCAGACCAAGAAATGGCTATTTTTGGGGAGGCTGCTCCTTACCTCCGAAAGTCTGAAAAGGAGCGCATTGAGGCCCAGAATAGGCCCTTCGATGCCAAAACGTCTGTCTTTGTGGCGGAGCCCAAAGAATCCTTTGTCAAAGGAAACATCCAgagcagagaaggaggaaaagtgaCGGTGAAGACTGAGGGAGGAGCG ACTCTGACAGTGAAGGATGATCAGGTCTTCCCCATGAACCCTCCCAAATATGACAAGATCGAGGACATGGCCATGATGACTCACCTGCACGAGCCTGCTGTGCTGTACAACCTCAAAGAGCGTTATGCAGCCTGGATGATCTAC ACCTATTCAGGTCTCTTTTGTGTCACTGTCAACCCCTACAAGTGGCTGCCAGTGTACAACCCTGAGGTGGTGACAGCCTACCGAGGCAAAAAGCGCCAGGAGGCCCCGCCCCACATCTTCTCCATCTCTGACAACGCCTATCAGTTCATGCTGACTG ACCGAGAGAATCAGTCAATCCTGATCAC TGGAGAATCTGGTGCAGGAAAGACTGTGAACACCAAGCGTGTCATCCAGTACTTTGCAACAATTGCAGTTACcggggagaagaagaaggaagaagttaCTTCTGGCAAAATACAG GGGACTCTGGAAGATCAAATCATCAGTGCCAACCCCCTACTGGAGGCCTTTGGCAATGCCAAGACCGTGAGGAATGACAACTCCTCTCGCTTT GGTAAATTCATCAGAATCCACTTTGGCACTACTGGAAAACTGGCATCTGCTGATATTGAAACAT ATCTGCTAGAGAAGTCTAGAGTTACTTTCCAGCTTAAGGCTGAGAGAAGTTATCATATTTTTTATCAGATTACATCGAATAAGAAACCAGAACTAATTG AAATGCTTCTGATTACCACGAACCCATATGATTACCCATTTGTCAGTCAAGGGGAGATCAGTGTGGCCAGCATCGATGATCAGGAAGAACTGATGGCCACAGAT AGTGCTATTGATATTTTGGGCTTTACCAATGAAGAAAAGGTCTCCATTTACAAGCTCACGGGGGCTGTGATGCATTATGGGAACCTGAAATTTAAGCAAAAGCAGCGTGAGGAGCAAGCAGAGCCGGATGGCACAGAAG ttgCTGACAAGGCGGCGTATCTCCAGAGTCTGAACTCTGCAGATCTGCTCAAAGCTCTCTGCTACCCTAGGGTCAAAGTCGGCAATGAGTTTGTCACCAAAGGCCAGACTGTAGAACAG gtGACCAACGCAGTGGGTGCTCTGGCCAAAGCCGTCTACGAGAAGATGTTCCTGTGGATGGTCGCCCGCATCAACCAGCAGCTGGACACCAAGCAGCCCAGGCAGTACTTCATCGGGGTCTTGGACATTGCTGGTTTTGAGATTTTTGAT ttcAACAGCCTGGAGCAGCTGTGCATCAACTTCACCAATGAGAAACTGCAACAGTTTTTCAACCACCACATGTTCGTGCTGGAGCAGGAGGAGTACAAGAAGGAAGGTATCGAGTGGACGTTCATTGACTTCGGGATGGACCTGGCTGCCTGCATTGAGCTTATTGAGAAG CCTATGGGCATCTTCTCCATCCTGGAAGAGGAGTGCATGTTCCCTAAGGCAACAGACACCTCCTTCAAGAACAAGCTGTATGACCAGCACCTGGGCAAGTCTGCCAACTTCCAGAAGCCCAAGGTGGTCAAAGGCAGAGCTGAGGCCCACTTCTCTCTGATTCACTATGCTGGCGTTGTGGACTACAACATCACTGGCTGGTTGGAGAAGAACAAAGACCCCCTGAACGAGACCGTCGTGGGGCTGTACCAGAAGTCTGCAATGAAAACTCTAGCTCACCTCTTCTCTGGGACTCAAACTGCTGAAGCAG aAGGTGGAGGGCCCAAGAAAGGCGGTAAGAAGAAGGGCTCTTCTTTCCAGACAGTGTCTGCCCTTTTCAGA GAGAATTTGAACAAGCTGATGACCAACCTCAGGAGTACCCATCCTCACTTTGTGAGGTGCATCATCCCCAATGAGACTAAAACTCCTG gTGCCATGGAGCACGAGCTTGTCCTGCACCAGCTGAGGTGTAACGGGGTGCTGGAAGGCATCCGCATCTGTAGGAAAGGATTCCCGAGCAGAATCCTTTATGCAGACTTCAAACAGAG ATACAAGGTATTAAACGCAAGTGCAATCCCTGAAGGACAATTCATTGACAGCAAGAAGGCCTCTGAGAAGCTCCTTGCGTCCATCGACATTGACCACACCCAGTATAAATTTGGACACACCAAG GTCTTTTTCAAAGCTGGTCTTCTGGGGCTCCTAGAGGAGATGCGAGATGACAAGCTGGCCCAGCTGATTACCCGaacccaggccaggtgcagagggTTCTTGGCAAGAGTGGAGTACCAGAGGATGGTGGAAAGAAG GGAGGCTATCTTCTGTATCCAGTACAATATCAGAGCCTTCATGAATGTCAAGCACTGGCCCTGGATGAAACTCTTCTTCAAGATCAAGCCTCTGCTGAAGAGTGCAGAAACTGAGAAGGAGATGGCCACCATGAAGGAAGAATTTCAGAAAACTAAAGATGAACTTGCCAAGTCAGAGGCAAAAAGGAAGGAACTGGAAGAAAAGATGGTGAcgctgttgaaagaaaaaaatgacttgcaGCTTCAAGTTCAGGCT GAAGCTGAAGGCTTGGCTGATGCAGAGGAAAGGTGTGACCAGCTGATCAAAACCAAAATCCAGCTAGAGGCCAAAATCAAAGAGGTGACAGAGAGAGCTGAGGATGAGGAAGAGATCAATGCTGAGCTGACAGCCAAGAAGAGGAAACTGGAGGATGAATGTTCAGAACTCAAGAAAGACATTGATGACCTTGAGCTGACACTGGCCAAGGTTGAGAAGGAGAAACATGCCACAGAGAACAAG GTGAAAAACCTCACAGAAGAGATGGCAGGTCTGGACGAAACCATCGCTAAGCTGACCAAGGAGAAGAAGGCTCTCCAGGAGGCCCACCAGCAGACCCTGGATGACCTGCAGGCAGAGGAGGACAAAGTCAACACCCTGACCAAAGCTAAAACCAAGCTAGAACAACAAGTGGATGAT cTTGAAGGGTCTTTGGAGCAAGAAAAGAAACTTCGCATGGACCTAGAAAGGGCTAAGAGGAAACTTGAGGGTGACTTGAAGTTGGCCCAAGAGTCCATAATGGacattgaaaatgagaaacagcAACTTGATGAAAAGCTCAAAAA gaaagagtttgaaatcagcAATCTGCAAAGCAAGATTGAAGATGAACAGGCACTTGGTATTCaattgcagaagaaaattaaagaattgCAA GCCCGCATCGAGGAGCTGGAGGAAGAAATTGAAGCAGAGCGGGCCTCCCGGGCCAAAGCAGAGAAGCAGCGCTCTGACCTCTCCCGGGAACTGGAGGAGATCAGCGAGAGGCTGGAAGAAGCCGGTGGGGCCACTTCAGCCCAGATTGAGATGAACAAGAAGCGGGAGGCTGAGTTCCAGAAAATGCGCAGGGACCTGGAGGAGGCCACCCTACAGCATGAAGCCACGGCAGCCACCCTGAGGAAGAAGCATGCAGACAGTGTGGCCGAGCTTGGGGAGCAGATTGACAACCTGCAGCGGGTCAAGCAGAAGCTGGAGAAGGAGAAGAGTGAGATGAAGATGGAGATTGATGACCTTGCTAGTAATGTAGAAACGGTCTCCAAAGCCAAG GGAAACCTAGAGAAAATGTGCCGGACTCTAGAGGATCAAGTGAGTGAACTGAAATCAAAGGAAGAGGAGCAGCAGCGGCTGATCAATGACCTGACTGCGCAGAGGGGGCGCCTGCAGACTGAATCTG GTGAATTTTCACGCCAGCTCGATGAAAAGGATGCTCTGGTGTCTCAGTTATCAAGGGGCAAACAAGCCTTTACTCAACAGATTGAAGAATTAAAGAGGCAACTTGAAGAGGAGATAAAA GCCAAGAACGCCCTGGCGCATGCCCTGCAGTCTTCCCGCCACGACTGCGACCTGCTGCGGGAACAGTATGAGGAGGAGCAGGAATCCAAGGCTGAGCTGCAGAGGGCACTGTCCAAGGCCAACACCGAAGTTGCCCAGTGGAGGACCAAATACGAGACGGACGCCATCCAGCGCacagaggagctggaggaggcaaA GAGGAAGCTGGCCCAGCGGCTCCAGGCTGCTGAGGAACATGTAGAAGCTGTGAACGCCAAATGTGCTTCCCTCGAAAAGACGAAGCAGCGGCTGCAGAATGAGGTCGAGGACCTCATGCTTGACGTGGAGAGGACAAATGCCGCCTGTGCCGCCCTTGACAAAAAGCAAAGGAACTTCGATAAG ATCCTGGCAGAATGGAAACAGAAATATGAGGAAACGCATGCCGAGCTTGAGGCCTCCCAGAAGGAGGCCCGTTCCCTTGGCACTGAGCTGTTCAAGATGAAGAACGCCTATGAGGAATCTTTGGATCAGCTAGAAACCCTGAAGCGAGAGAACAAAAACTTACAGC AGGAGATTTCTGACCTCACGGAGCAGATTGCAGAAGGAGGGAAACGTATCCATGaactggagaaaataaagaaacaagtgGAGCAAGAAAAGTGTGAACTTCAGGCTGCTTTAGAAGAAGCAGAG GCATCTCTTGAACATGAAGAGGGAAAGATCCTGCGCATCCAGCTCGAATTGAACCAAGTCAAGTCTGAGGTCGATAGGAAAATTGCtgaaaaagatgaggaaattgaccAGCTGAAGAGAAACCACATTAGAATCGTGGAGTCCATGCAGAGCACGCTGGATGCTGAGATCAGGAGCAGGAATGATGCCATCAGGCTCAAGAAGAAGATGGAGGGAGACCTCAATGAAATGGAAATCCAGCTGAACCATGCCAACCGCATGGCTGCCGAGGCCCTGAGGAACTACAGGAACACCCAAGGCATCCTCAAG GATACCCAGCTCCACCTGGATGACGCCCTCCGGACCCAGGAGGACCTGAAGGAGCAGCTGGCCATGGTGGAGCGCAGAGCCAACCTGCTGCAGGCTGAGATCGAGGAGCTGCGGGCCACTCTGGAGCAGACAGAGAGGAGCAGGAAAATCGCAGAACAAGAGCTCCTGGATGCCAGTGAGCGTGTTCAGCTCCTGCACACCCAG aacaccagcctgatcaacaccaAGAAGAAGCTGGAGACAGACATTTCCCAAATGCAAGGAGAGATGGAAGACATTCTCCAAGAAGCCCGCAATGCAGAAGAGAAGGCCAAGAAGGCCATCACTGAT GCCGCCATGATGGCCGAGGAGCTGAAGAAGGAGCAGGACACCAGTGCCCACCTTGAGCGGATGAAGAAGAACATGGAGCAGACAGTGAAGGACCTGCAGCTCCGCCTGGATGAGGCTGAGCAGCTGGCCCTGAAGGGTGGGAAGAAGCAGATCCAGAAACTGGAGGCCAGG GTACGGGAGCTGGAAGGAGAGGTTGAGAGTGAGCAAAAGCGTAATGCTGAGGCTGTCAAAGGTCTGCGCAAACATGAGAGGCGAGTGAAGGAACTCACTTACCA